Proteins encoded in a region of the Rhizobium sp. CC-YZS058 genome:
- a CDS encoding phosphoribosylaminoimidazolesuccinocarboxamide synthase produces the protein MRFDPADDPRVLSDAFIPELPGRYKGKVRENYDLPDGRRIIIATDRLSAFDQILTAIPFKGQVLTQTARYWFEETADICLNHVIAYPDPNVVIGTRLDILPVEIVVRGYLAGTTSTSILTKYRKGERTMYGLTLPDGLRDNEALPQAIITPTSKAFDGGHDEPLSADDILAQKLLTSEQWDTVSRAALALFERGQRRAAERGLILADTKYEFGTDAEGRIVLADEIHTPDSSRYWIAADHAEAVASGRRPASFDKDFVRAWVSERCDPYHDPIPPIPAELIAETARVYIRAFEAITGRTFEPDLSGASVLDRVRDNLRVYFA, from the coding sequence ATGCGCTTCGATCCTGCCGATGACCCCCGTGTCCTGAGCGACGCCTTCATCCCCGAGCTGCCGGGTCGTTATAAGGGCAAGGTGCGGGAGAATTATGACTTGCCGGATGGGCGGCGGATCATCATTGCCACGGACCGCTTGAGCGCCTTCGACCAGATCCTGACCGCGATCCCGTTCAAGGGCCAGGTGCTGACGCAGACGGCGCGCTACTGGTTCGAGGAAACCGCCGACATCTGCTTAAACCATGTCATCGCCTATCCCGATCCCAATGTGGTGATCGGCACGCGGCTCGATATCCTGCCGGTCGAGATCGTCGTGCGCGGTTATCTCGCCGGAACGACGAGCACGTCGATCCTGACCAAATATCGCAAGGGCGAGCGGACCATGTACGGGCTGACGCTGCCCGATGGGCTGCGCGACAACGAGGCGCTGCCGCAGGCGATCATCACCCCGACCAGCAAGGCGTTCGACGGCGGCCATGACGAACCCTTGTCCGCCGACGACATCCTTGCCCAGAAACTGCTGACGTCCGAGCAATGGGATACCGTGTCGCGCGCGGCGCTGGCGCTCTTCGAACGCGGACAGAGGCGCGCCGCCGAGCGCGGGCTCATTCTTGCCGATACGAAATATGAGTTCGGCACCGATGCCGAGGGTCGCATCGTGCTGGCCGACGAGATCCATACGCCGGACAGCAGCCGATACTGGATCGCTGCCGATCATGCCGAGGCGGTTGCGAGCGGCCGCCGGCCCGCGAGCTTCGACAAGGATTTCGTGCGCGCCTGGGTGAGCGAGCGCTGCGATCCCTATCACGACCCGATTCCGCCGATCCCGGCGGAGCTGATCGCCGAGACGGCGCGGGTCTATATCCGGGCCTTCGAGGCGATCACCGGGCGCACCTTCGAGCCGGACCTGAGCGGAGCGAGCGTTCTCGACCGCGTGCGTGACAACCTGCGCGTCTACTTCGCCTGA
- a CDS encoding MBL fold metallo-hydrolase codes for MSARLVFTILGCGSSPGVPRISGDWGACDPKNPKNVRLRASLLIERIAEDGGRTTVLVDTGPDLRQQMIAARVRHLDAVVYTHSHADHLHGIDDLRGYFIDAKRPVPIHADHATMERIRDGFRYCLDGAQAGGYPPIVEGHLIDQALSPIDIMGEGGRLTLVPLLQMHGQIHSLGFRVGNFAYCTDVSDFPAETLIKLTGLETLVIDTLQYRPHPSHLSLEQSLAWIERIGPRRAILTHMHTPLDYATVMAETPDHVEPAYDGMVIEFELDQAK; via the coding sequence ATGAGCGCTCGGCTGGTTTTCACCATTCTCGGCTGCGGCTCTTCGCCGGGCGTGCCCCGCATTTCCGGCGATTGGGGCGCCTGCGACCCCAAGAACCCGAAGAATGTGCGGCTGCGGGCATCGCTGCTCATCGAACGGATCGCCGAAGATGGGGGGCGGACGACAGTGCTCGTCGATACGGGGCCGGATCTTCGCCAGCAGATGATCGCCGCCCGCGTCCGTCATCTCGATGCCGTCGTCTATACCCATTCCCACGCCGATCATTTGCACGGCATCGACGATCTTCGCGGCTATTTCATCGACGCGAAACGCCCCGTGCCCATCCATGCGGATCACGCGACGATGGAGCGTATCCGCGACGGCTTCCGCTATTGCCTGGATGGCGCACAGGCCGGCGGCTATCCGCCGATCGTTGAAGGACATTTGATCGATCAGGCGCTGTCACCGATCGATATCATGGGCGAGGGGGGCCGCCTCACCCTCGTCCCGCTTCTGCAGATGCATGGGCAGATCCACTCGCTCGGCTTCCGTGTCGGCAATTTCGCCTATTGTACGGATGTAAGCGACTTTCCGGCCGAGACTTTGATCAAGCTGACCGGGCTCGAAACGCTGGTGATCGACACGCTGCAATATCGCCCGCATCCGAGCCATCTCTCGCTCGAACAGTCGCTTGCCTGGATCGAGCGGATCGGCCCGCGCCGGGCGATCCTCACCCATATGCACACGCCGCTCGACTATGCGACCGTCATGGCCGAGACGCCCGATCACGTCGAGCCGGCCTATGACGGCATGGTAATCGAGTTCGAGCTCGATCAGGCGAAGTAG
- a CDS encoding single-stranded DNA-binding protein → MAGSVNKVILVGNVGADPEIRRTQDGRPIANIRLATSETWRDRNSGERREKTEWHTIVVFNEGLCKVVEQYVKKGAKLYIEGALQTRKWQDQTGNDRYSTEVVLQGFNSTLTMLDGRDGGGGGARGGSDFGGGGGGGGNYGDDYDRPAQSSGGGRSGGASGGASGGFSRDLDDDIPF, encoded by the coding sequence ATGGCCGGAAGTGTGAACAAGGTGATCCTGGTTGGCAATGTCGGTGCGGATCCGGAAATCCGCCGCACCCAGGACGGCCGACCGATCGCCAATATCCGCCTCGCCACCTCCGAGACCTGGCGCGACCGCAATTCGGGCGAACGCCGCGAAAAGACCGAGTGGCACACGATCGTCGTCTTCAACGAAGGTCTGTGCAAGGTCGTCGAGCAATATGTGAAAAAGGGCGCCAAGCTCTATATCGAGGGCGCGCTGCAGACCCGCAAATGGCAGGACCAGACCGGCAACGACCGGTACTCGACCGAAGTCGTGCTGCAGGGCTTCAACTCGACACTGACCATGCTCGACGGGCGTGACGGCGGCGGCGGCGGTGCCCGCGGCGGCTCCGACTTCGGCGGCGGCGGTGGTGGCGGCGGCAATTATGGCGACGACTACGACCGTCCCGCCCAGTCCTCCGGCGGCGGCCGCTCGGGCGGCGCATCGGGCGGCGCCTCCGGCGGCTTCTCGCGCGACCTGGATGACGATATTCCGTTCTGA
- a CDS encoding DUF4864 domain-containing protein: MRCLGFILAGLVAGASLASDPASAEPVGDARSIISRQIEAFLADDKATAYSFASPQIQTLYPNQDLFFEMVKRGYAPVYRPGNFAFGRSKIEAGQVLQEVLIRAPDGKDWTALYTLTRQPDGSYKINAVRMLQQAPGPEI, translated from the coding sequence ATGCGGTGTCTTGGATTCATTCTTGCAGGGTTGGTTGCCGGTGCGTCGCTGGCCTCCGATCCGGCTTCTGCCGAACCGGTCGGTGATGCGCGGTCGATCATCTCGCGGCAGATCGAAGCGTTTCTGGCCGATGACAAGGCGACCGCCTATTCCTTCGCCTCGCCGCAGATCCAGACGCTCTATCCCAACCAGGATCTATTCTTCGAGATGGTCAAGCGCGGCTACGCGCCGGTCTACCGGCCCGGCAACTTCGCCTTCGGCCGCTCGAAGATCGAGGCTGGCCAGGTGCTGCAGGAGGTGCTAATCCGCGCGCCCGACGGGAAGGACTGGACCGCGCTCTACACGCTGACACGTCAGCCGGACGGCAGCTACAAGATCAATGCCGTCCGCATGCTGCAGCAGGCGCCGGGACCGGAAATCTGA
- a CDS encoding MarC family protein, with the protein MDAIINALTTLLVTIDPPGLAPIFLSLTAGMQRSERRQVAIRGTLIAFAILATFAVFGSGILHLLGISIGAFRIAGGLLLFWIAFEMIFEKRNARKEKTGETATMRDHIENIAVFPLALPLIAGPGAISATILLSGSFPSTLERLLLLAVIAGCLALLYAALAIADRIDRFLGQTGRAILTRLLGVILAALAVQFVVDGVRSAFIL; encoded by the coding sequence ATGGACGCGATCATCAACGCCTTGACGACGCTGCTCGTCACGATCGACCCGCCGGGCCTCGCGCCGATCTTCCTCAGCCTGACCGCCGGCATGCAGCGCAGCGAGCGCCGCCAGGTGGCGATCCGCGGCACGCTGATCGCGTTTGCGATCCTTGCCACCTTCGCCGTCTTCGGCAGCGGCATCCTCCACCTGCTCGGCATCTCGATCGGCGCCTTCCGCATTGCCGGCGGGCTGCTGCTCTTCTGGATCGCCTTCGAGATGATTTTCGAGAAGCGCAACGCCCGCAAGGAAAAGACCGGCGAGACGGCGACGATGCGCGACCACATCGAGAACATCGCTGTGTTTCCGCTCGCCTTGCCGCTGATTGCCGGCCCGGGCGCCATTTCGGCGACCATCCTTCTGTCCGGCTCCTTTCCCTCGACCCTGGAACGCCTGCTGCTGCTCGCCGTCATCGCCGGCTGCCTGGCGCTGCTCTATGCCGCGCTCGCCATCGCCGACCGCATCGACCGTTTCCTCGGCCAGACCGGCCGCGCCATCCTGACCCGCCTGCTGGGCGTCATCCTGGCAGCACTCGCCGTGCAGTTCGTGGTGGACGGGGTTCGCTCGGCGTTCATTCTGTAA
- the tgt gene encoding tRNA guanosine(34) transglycosylase Tgt, protein MSETFQFTLHAQDGKARRGTVSMPRGQVRTPAFMPVGTVGTVKAMYLDQVRELGADIILGNTYHLMLRPGAERVARLGGLHELIRWPEPILTDSGGFQVMSLSGLRKLDEQGVTFKSHVDGALHHMSPERSIEIQGLLDSDIQMQLDECLALPAEEKEIARAMDLSLRWAERCKLAFGDQPGKAMFGIVQGGDKPALRVRSAQGLASLDLKGYAIGGLAVGEPQEVMLDMLDTTCPELPVEKPRYLMGVGTPDDILKSVARGIDMFDCVMPTRSGRHGLAFTRRGRINLRNARHAEDMRPLDEESSCPAARDYSRAYLHHLVRANESLGGMLLTWNNLSYYQDLMAGIRLAIEEGRYQSFMEETQENWRRGDLAPV, encoded by the coding sequence ATGTCTGAAACCTTCCAGTTCACCCTCCACGCGCAGGACGGCAAGGCGCGGCGCGGGACCGTGTCCATGCCGCGCGGGCAGGTGCGCACGCCGGCCTTCATGCCGGTCGGCACGGTCGGCACGGTGAAGGCCATGTATCTCGACCAGGTCCGCGAGCTCGGCGCCGATATCATCCTCGGGAACACCTATCACCTGATGCTGCGCCCCGGCGCCGAGCGCGTCGCACGCCTCGGCGGCCTGCACGAGCTGATTCGCTGGCCGGAGCCGATCCTCACCGATAGCGGCGGCTTCCAGGTCATGTCGCTCTCCGGCCTGCGCAAGCTCGACGAGCAGGGCGTGACCTTCAAGAGCCATGTGGACGGCGCTCTGCACCATATGTCGCCGGAGCGCTCGATCGAGATCCAGGGTCTGCTCGACAGCGATATCCAGATGCAGCTCGACGAATGCCTGGCGCTGCCGGCCGAGGAGAAGGAGATCGCCCGGGCCATGGATCTTTCGCTGCGCTGGGCTGAGCGCTGCAAGCTCGCTTTCGGCGACCAGCCGGGCAAGGCGATGTTCGGTATCGTACAGGGCGGCGACAAGCCGGCGCTGCGTGTCCGCTCCGCCCAGGGGCTCGCGAGCCTCGATCTCAAAGGCTATGCGATCGGTGGTCTCGCCGTTGGCGAGCCGCAGGAGGTCATGCTCGACATGCTCGACACCACCTGCCCGGAGCTGCCTGTCGAGAAGCCGCGCTACCTGATGGGCGTCGGCACGCCGGACGATATTCTGAAATCGGTGGCGCGGGGGATCGACATGTTCGACTGCGTCATGCCGACCCGCTCCGGCCGCCATGGTCTGGCCTTCACCCGGCGCGGGCGCATCAACCTGCGCAACGCCCGCCACGCCGAGGACATGCGGCCGCTCGACGAGGAATCCTCCTGCCCGGCGGCGCGCGACTATTCCCGCGCCTATCTCCACCATCTGGTGCGCGCCAACGAGTCGCTCGGCGGCATGCTGCTGACCTGGAACAACTTGTCCTACTATCAGGACCTGATGGCCGGCATCCGCCTAGCGATCGAGGAAGGCCGCTATCAGTCCTTCATGGAAGAAACCCAGGAAAACTGGCGGCGCGGCGATCTTGCGCCGGTTTGA
- a CDS encoding peptidylprolyl isomerase, producing the protein MAEIKDPENTIIMETTKGRVVIELRPDLAPNHVARIKELVAEGAYDGVVFHRVIEDFMAQTGDVKFGKQGGADFNPARAGMGGSDKPDLKAEFSSENHVRGTCSMARSQMPNSANSQFFICFTDAPWLNKQYSVWGKVVDGMDIIDTIKRGEPVKDPDSIVSMKLASAA; encoded by the coding sequence ATGGCCGAGATCAAGGATCCGGAAAACACGATCATCATGGAAACGACGAAGGGCAGGGTGGTCATCGAACTGCGCCCGGATCTCGCACCGAACCATGTCGCGCGCATCAAGGAACTGGTTGCGGAAGGCGCCTATGACGGCGTCGTGTTCCACCGCGTGATCGAGGACTTCATGGCCCAGACGGGCGATGTCAAGTTCGGCAAGCAGGGCGGCGCGGACTTCAACCCAGCGCGCGCCGGCATGGGCGGCTCCGACAAGCCGGACCTGAAGGCCGAGTTTTCCTCGGAAAACCATGTCCGCGGGACCTGCTCCATGGCCCGCAGCCAGATGCCGAACTCCGCCAACTCGCAGTTCTTCATCTGCTTCACCGACGCGCCCTGGCTGAACAAGCAGTACTCCGTCTGGGGCAAGGTCGTCGACGGCATGGACATCATCGACACCATCAAGCGCGGCGAGCCTGTCAAGGATCCCGACAGCATCGTATCGATGAAGCTCGCTTCGGCGGCGTAA
- the coaD gene encoding pantetheine-phosphate adenylyltransferase, with translation MTTAFYPGSFDPMTNGHLDVLTQSLNVADRLIVAIGIHPGKAPLFGFEERAALIHQSLADCLSQRSADVSVVAFEGLVVDAARAHGATLLIRGLRDGTDFDYEMQMAGMNRQMAPDIQTLFIPAGTASRPITATLVRQIAAMGGDVGAFVPSAVKQALAEKRAQPAAAGRA, from the coding sequence ATGACGACAGCTTTTTATCCCGGCTCCTTCGACCCCATGACCAACGGCCATCTGGATGTTTTGACCCAGTCGCTGAACGTCGCCGACCGGCTGATCGTCGCGATCGGCATTCATCCAGGCAAGGCACCCCTGTTCGGTTTCGAGGAGCGGGCCGCGCTGATCCATCAGTCGCTGGCCGACTGTCTTTCGCAGCGCAGCGCGGATGTCTCCGTCGTCGCCTTCGAAGGTCTGGTCGTGGATGCTGCCCGCGCCCATGGCGCGACACTCCTCATTCGCGGCCTGCGGGACGGAACCGACTTCGATTACGAGATGCAGATGGCCGGCATGAACCGCCAAATGGCCCCCGATATCCAGACGCTCTTCATCCCCGCCGGCACGGCGTCGCGGCCCATTACCGCCACATTGGTCCGCCAGATCGCGGCCATGGGCGGCGATGTCGGCGCCTTCGTGCCTTCGGCTGTCAAACAGGCCCTGGCCGAAAAGCGCGCGCAGCCTGCCGCGGCCGGCCGAGCCTGA
- the gyrA gene encoding DNA gyrase subunit A codes for MTEQTPPGGGKSPLGIEPISIMEEMQRSYLDYAMSVIVSRALPDVRDGLKPVHRRILYGMSELGIDWNKKYVKCARVTGDVMGKYHPHGNLAIYDALARMAQPWSLRLPLIDGQGNFGSIDGDPPAAERYTECRLEKAAHALLDDLDKETVDFRDNYDGTLSEPVVVPAKFPNLLVNGAGGIAVGMATNIPPHNLSEVINGCIALIDEPGIELPQLMEIIPGPDFPTGALIMGRSGIRSAYETGRGSVIMRGRAHIEPMRNDREQIIITEVPYQVNKATMIEKMAELVREKRIEGISDLRDESDRQGYRVVIELKRDANAEVILNQLYRYTPLQTSFGCNMVALNGGKPEQMTLLDMLRAFVAFREEVVSRRTKFLLRKARERAHVLVGLAIAVANIDEIIKLIREAPDPQTAREQMMTRRWPAQDVESLIRLIDDPRHRINEDGTYNLSEEQARAILELRLARLTALGRDEIGDELGKIGLEISDYLEILGSRLRIMTIVKDELAAIRDEFGTPRRSEIVEGGPDMDDEDLIAREDMVVTVSHLGYIKRVPLATYRAQRRGGKGRSAMTTRDEDFVTRLFVANTHTPVLFFSSRGIVYKEKVWRLPIGTPQARGKALINMLPLEAGERITTIMPLPEDEASWADLDVMFSTTRGTVRRNKLSDFIQVNRNGKIAMKLDEEGDEILSVETCTDRDDVLLTTALGQCIRFPVDDVRVFAGRNSIGVRGISLGQGDRIISMTIVSHVDAEPWERAAYLKRAAAERRSMTGEDEEIALVGEEVTEVGDLGNERYEELKAREQFVLTVSEKGFGKRSSTYDFRTSGRGGKGIRATDTAKAAEIGDLVAAFPVEDGDQIMLVSDGGQLIRVPVGGIRLASRATKGVTIFSTAKDEKVVSVERISEPEDEDAVAEVEAETAVTTEAGPATPDGDGA; via the coding sequence GTGACTGAGCAAACACCCCCCGGCGGCGGCAAGTCCCCACTCGGCATCGAGCCCATTTCCATCATGGAGGAAATGCAGCGCTCGTACCTCGATTACGCGATGAGCGTCATCGTCAGCCGCGCGCTTCCCGATGTTCGAGATGGTCTGAAGCCGGTGCACCGCCGCATCCTCTACGGGATGAGCGAACTGGGAATCGACTGGAACAAGAAATACGTCAAATGCGCCCGCGTCACCGGTGACGTGATGGGTAAGTACCATCCGCACGGCAACCTGGCGATCTACGATGCGCTGGCCCGCATGGCCCAGCCCTGGTCGCTGCGCCTGCCGCTGATCGACGGGCAGGGCAATTTCGGCTCGATCGACGGCGATCCGCCGGCGGCCGAACGCTATACCGAGTGCCGGCTGGAAAAGGCGGCGCATGCGCTGCTCGACGATCTCGACAAGGAAACCGTCGATTTTCGCGACAACTACGACGGCACGCTCTCCGAGCCGGTCGTGGTACCGGCGAAGTTTCCGAACCTGCTCGTCAATGGCGCCGGCGGCATCGCCGTCGGCATGGCGACCAACATTCCGCCGCACAATCTCTCCGAGGTCATCAACGGCTGCATCGCGCTGATCGACGAGCCGGGGATCGAGCTCCCGCAACTGATGGAGATCATTCCCGGTCCGGATTTCCCGACCGGCGCGCTGATCATGGGCCGCTCGGGCATCCGCTCGGCTTATGAGACCGGCCGCGGCTCCGTCATCATGCGCGGCCGCGCCCATATCGAGCCGATGCGCAACGATCGCGAGCAGATCATCATCACCGAAGTTCCCTATCAGGTGAACAAGGCGACGATGATCGAGAAGATGGCCGAGCTGGTGCGCGAGAAGCGCATCGAAGGCATCTCCGATCTGCGCGACGAGAGCGACCGGCAGGGCTATCGGGTGGTGATCGAGCTGAAGCGCGATGCCAATGCCGAGGTCATCCTCAACCAGCTCTATCGCTACACCCCGCTGCAGACCTCCTTCGGCTGCAACATGGTGGCGCTGAACGGCGGCAAGCCCGAGCAGATGACCCTGCTCGACATGCTGCGCGCCTTCGTCGCCTTCCGCGAAGAGGTCGTTTCCCGCCGCACCAAGTTCCTGCTCCGCAAGGCCCGCGAACGGGCGCATGTCCTCGTCGGCCTCGCGATCGCCGTCGCCAATATCGACGAGATCATCAAGCTGATCCGCGAAGCGCCGGACCCGCAGACAGCGCGCGAGCAGATGATGACGCGTCGCTGGCCGGCCCAGGACGTCGAGTCGCTGATCCGCCTGATCGACGATCCGCGCCACAGGATCAACGAGGACGGCACCTACAATCTTTCCGAGGAACAGGCCCGCGCCATCCTCGAACTGCGCCTTGCGCGCCTGACTGCGCTCGGACGCGATGAAATCGGCGACGAGCTCGGCAAGATCGGGCTGGAGATCAGCGACTATCTCGAGATCCTCGGCTCACGCCTGCGGATCATGACGATCGTCAAGGACGAGCTGGCCGCGATCCGCGACGAATTCGGCACGCCGCGCCGCTCCGAGATCGTCGAAGGCGGTCCCGACATGGACGATGAGGACCTCATCGCCCGCGAGGACATGGTCGTCACCGTGTCGCACCTCGGCTATATTAAGCGCGTGCCGCTCGCCACCTACCGCGCGCAGCGTCGTGGCGGCAAGGGCCGCTCGGCCATGACCACGCGCGACGAGGACTTCGTGACCCGCCTGTTCGTGGCCAATACGCACACGCCGGTCCTGTTCTTCTCCTCGCGCGGCATTGTCTACAAGGAGAAGGTCTGGCGCCTGCCGATCGGCACGCCGCAGGCACGCGGCAAGGCACTGATCAACATGCTGCCGCTCGAAGCGGGCGAACGCATCACCACCATCATGCCGCTCCCCGAGGACGAGGCGAGCTGGGCCGATCTCGACGTCATGTTCTCAACGACGCGTGGCACGGTGCGGCGCAACAAGCTCTCCGACTTCATCCAGGTCAACCGCAACGGCAAGATCGCCATGAAGCTCGACGAGGAGGGCGACGAGATCCTCTCCGTGGAGACCTGTACCGATCGCGACGACGTGCTGCTCACCACGGCGCTCGGCCAGTGCATCCGCTTCCCCGTCGATGACGTGCGTGTCTTTGCCGGCCGCAACTCGATCGGCGTTCGCGGCATTTCGCTGGGCCAAGGCGACCGGATCATCTCGATGACCATCGTCAGCCACGTCGATGCCGAGCCGTGGGAGCGCGCCGCCTATCTCAAGCGTGCTGCCGCCGAGCGCCGCAGCATGACCGGCGAGGACGAGGAGATCGCTCTGGTCGGTGAAGAGGTGACCGAAGTCGGCGATCTCGGCAACGAGCGCTACGAAGAGCTGAAGGCGCGCGAGCAATTCGTGCTCACCGTTTCGGAAAAGGGGTTCGGCAAGCGTTCGTCCACCTATGATTTCCGCACCTCCGGTCGCGGCGGCAAGGGGATCCGGGCGACCGATACCGCCAAGGCGGCCGAGATCGGCGATCTCGTCGCGGCTTTCCCGGTCGAGGACGGAGACCAGATCATGCTCGTTTCCGATGGCGGACAGCTGATCCGCGTGCCCGTCGGCGGCATCCGGCTGGCAAGCCGCGCGACAAAGGGTGTCACGATCTTTTCGACCGCCAAGGACGAAAAGGTCGTTTCCGTCGAGCGGATCAGCGAGCCGGAGGACGAGGACGCCGTGGCGGAGGTCGAGGCGGAAACCGCCGTGACGACCGAGGCCGGGCCTGCAACGCCGGACGGCGACGGCGCCTGA
- the queA gene encoding tRNA preQ1(34) S-adenosylmethionine ribosyltransferase-isomerase QueA, which produces MRVDLFDFHLPDDNIALRPAVPRDAARMLVVHPDGRREDKGVLDLPGLLNPGDALVFNDTRVIPAQLEGIRRRGADIETPVSLTLHMRIAPDRWMAFARPARRLKAGDRLRFGEGGNVCQLGVLEASVVARGEAGEVELAFDLAGPALDEAILAVGHIPLPPYIASKRPEDQQDRQDYQTMYAREDGAVAAPTAGLHFTDRLFAGLDAAGIERHFVTLHVGAGTFLPVKAEDTADHRMHHEIGQVTAETAAALNAVRARGGRIVSVGTTSLRLLESAARPDGMIEPWSGATDIFITPGYRFRAVDVLMTNFHLPRSTLFMLVSAFSGLETMRSAYDHAIKSGYRFYSYGDSSLLFRKDPDV; this is translated from the coding sequence ATGCGCGTCGACCTTTTCGACTTTCATCTTCCGGACGACAACATCGCCCTTCGCCCCGCCGTCCCGCGCGATGCGGCGCGGATGCTGGTCGTTCATCCGGATGGCCGGCGCGAGGACAAAGGCGTTCTCGATCTGCCGGGCCTCCTGAACCCGGGAGATGCGCTGGTCTTCAACGACACCCGCGTGATCCCCGCGCAGCTCGAGGGCATCCGCCGACGCGGCGCCGACATCGAAACCCCTGTTTCGCTGACCTTGCACATGCGCATCGCGCCCGACCGGTGGATGGCCTTCGCAAGGCCCGCGCGCCGGCTGAAGGCGGGCGACCGCCTGCGCTTCGGCGAGGGCGGCAACGTCTGCCAGCTCGGCGTGCTGGAAGCGAGCGTGGTGGCGCGCGGCGAGGCGGGCGAGGTGGAGCTTGCCTTCGATCTCGCCGGGCCGGCGCTCGACGAGGCCATCCTGGCCGTCGGTCATATCCCTCTGCCGCCCTATATCGCCTCCAAGCGGCCGGAGGACCAGCAGGACCGGCAGGACTACCAGACCATGTATGCCCGCGAGGACGGCGCCGTCGCCGCGCCCACCGCGGGCCTGCATTTCACCGACCGGCTCTTCGCCGGCCTCGACGCGGCCGGGATCGAACGGCATTTCGTCACCCTGCATGTCGGCGCCGGCACCTTTCTTCCGGTCAAGGCCGAAGACACGGCCGATCACAGGATGCACCACGAGATCGGCCAGGTGACCGCCGAGACCGCCGCGGCGCTGAACGCCGTCAGGGCGAGGGGCGGGCGCATCGTCTCCGTCGGCACCACGTCGCTGCGGCTGCTCGAAAGTGCGGCGCGCCCGGATGGCATGATCGAGCCCTGGTCCGGCGCCACCGATATCTTCATCACGCCCGGTTATCGCTTCCGCGCCGTCGACGTGCTGATGACCAACTTCCATTTGCCCAGATCGACGCTCTTCATGCTGGTCTCCGCCTTCAGCGGGCTGGAGACGATGCGCTCCGCCTATGACCACGCGATCAAGAGCGGCTACCGCTTCTACTCCTATGGCGATTCCAGCCTTCTCTTCCGGAAAGACCCCGATGTCTGA
- a CDS encoding peptidylprolyl isomerase, whose product MKILHLAFAGAFALASLSSTAFAQAKDLLTITLKSGPVVIELDSTHAPKHVERIKELAAEGAYDNVAFHRVIPGFMAQTGDVQYGNMEKNFQPEQAGMGGSSKPDLPAEFSDVPFKRGTVGMARSQDPNSANSQFFIMFDEGSFLNGQYTVVGQVVSGMENVDKIKKGDEANNGSVSDPDRMISVKVGK is encoded by the coding sequence ATGAAAATCCTTCATCTCGCCTTTGCCGGCGCCTTCGCCCTCGCCAGTCTCTCCAGCACGGCCTTTGCCCAGGCCAAGGACCTTCTGACGATCACTCTGAAGAGCGGACCGGTGGTCATCGAACTCGACAGCACGCACGCGCCCAAGCATGTGGAGCGGATCAAGGAACTGGCTGCCGAAGGCGCTTATGACAATGTCGCCTTCCACCGCGTGATCCCGGGCTTCATGGCGCAGACCGGCGACGTGCAGTACGGCAATATGGAAAAGAACTTCCAGCCGGAGCAGGCCGGCATGGGCGGCTCGTCCAAGCCGGATCTCCCGGCCGAGTTTTCCGACGTTCCTTTCAAGCGCGGCACCGTCGGCATGGCACGCTCGCAGGATCCGAATTCCGCCAATTCGCAGTTCTTCATCATGTTCGACGAGGGCTCCTTCCTCAACGGCCAGTATACGGTCGTCGGTCAGGTTGTCTCGGGCATGGAGAATGTCGACAAGATCAAGAAGGGCGACGAGGCCAATAACGGCTCCGTCTCCGACCCCGACCGGATGATCAGCGTCAAGGTCGGCAAGTAG